From the Saccharobesus litoralis genome, one window contains:
- a CDS encoding TIGR00153 family protein, giving the protein MSGNSILSVFAKSPFKPIEEHICEVTKAAQKLIPFFDAVFAKDWEQAEAIRCEISELERTADKQKQDIRIHLPKGLFLPIDRSDLIELLNHQDKIANKAKDIAGRIVGREMDIPASLQQDFKTYLQRCIEAVEQASRAINELDELIETGFRGREAVLVEKLITEVSKVEEDTDKLQRKIRKELHKIENSINPIDAIFLYGVFEWIGGLADSAEAVCGRLELLLAK; this is encoded by the coding sequence ATGTCTGGGAACTCAATACTCAGTGTATTTGCAAAATCGCCGTTCAAACCAATTGAAGAGCATATTTGCGAAGTCACCAAAGCAGCGCAGAAACTCATCCCGTTTTTCGATGCTGTGTTTGCAAAAGATTGGGAACAAGCAGAAGCTATTCGTTGTGAAATATCTGAATTAGAGCGCACTGCTGATAAGCAAAAACAGGATATCCGTATTCATTTACCTAAAGGTTTATTTTTACCTATAGACCGCTCTGACTTAATTGAGCTGCTTAACCACCAAGACAAAATTGCCAATAAAGCCAAAGACATTGCAGGGCGCATTGTCGGCCGCGAAATGGACATTCCAGCCAGTTTACAACAAGACTTTAAAACTTACTTACAGCGCTGCATTGAAGCGGTAGAACAAGCTTCACGTGCCATCAACGAATTAGATGAGTTAATCGAAACTGGATTCCGTGGTCGCGAAGCCGTTTTAGTAGAAAAACTCATTACCGAAGTGAGTAAAGTGGAAGAAGACACTGACAAGTTGCAACGTAAAATTCGCAAAGAGTTACACAAAATAGAAAATAGCATTAATCCAATAGATGCGATTTTCTTGTATGGCGTTTTCGAATGGATTGGTGGCTTAGCAGATAGCGCAGAAGCAGTATGCGGACGCTTAGAACTCTTACTAGCAAAATAA
- a CDS encoding inorganic phosphate transporter: MDILQTYGLFLVIFAAVVGFFMAWGIGANDVANAMGTSVGSKALTIKQAIIIAMIFEFAGAYLAGGEVTSTIRKGIIDSTPFLPNPELLVIGMISALIAAGTWLAVASYMGWPVSTTHSIVGAIIGFAVVSAGADAVNWAKVSGIVGSWIITPLLSGVVAYLIFMSAQKLIFDTNNPIKYAKRYVPVYMALAGFVLSLVTIKKGLKHVSDIKFTTLESYLVAIGIAVLVGLIGAYFVSRVKIDPEADKEMHFNNVEKIFAVLMIVTACCMAFAHGSNDVANAIGPLAAVVSIISNDGQIVAKSSLAWWILPLGGFGIVAGLAIFGHRVIATIGKGITHLTPSRGFAAELAAASTVVIASGTGLPISTTQTLVGAVLGVGLARGIAALNLGVVRNIVISWVVTLPVGAGLAIISYLILTAALL; this comes from the coding sequence GTGGATATTTTACAAACATACGGTTTATTTTTAGTCATTTTTGCTGCTGTTGTCGGCTTTTTTATGGCATGGGGCATAGGTGCTAACGATGTTGCTAACGCAATGGGTACCTCAGTTGGTTCAAAAGCATTAACTATCAAACAAGCTATCATTATCGCGATGATTTTTGAGTTTGCTGGTGCTTACTTAGCGGGTGGTGAAGTAACATCAACTATACGTAAAGGTATTATCGATTCAACTCCTTTCTTACCTAATCCTGAACTTCTCGTTATTGGTATGATTTCGGCGTTAATCGCCGCAGGAACATGGTTAGCCGTTGCATCTTATATGGGTTGGCCAGTATCAACTACTCACTCAATTGTCGGCGCGATTATTGGCTTTGCCGTGGTCAGTGCGGGAGCTGATGCAGTTAATTGGGCTAAAGTATCAGGCATTGTCGGTAGTTGGATAATCACTCCTTTATTATCAGGCGTGGTGGCTTATCTCATATTTATGAGTGCTCAAAAGCTGATATTTGATACCAACAACCCTATTAAATACGCTAAACGCTATGTTCCTGTTTATATGGCATTAGCGGGTTTTGTATTATCGTTAGTTACCATTAAGAAAGGCTTAAAGCATGTTAGTGATATCAAATTTACTACATTAGAGTCTTACCTTGTTGCTATTGGTATTGCAGTGTTAGTTGGTTTAATTGGCGCTTATTTTGTTTCACGCGTTAAAATTGATCCAGAAGCTGACAAAGAAATGCATTTTAACAATGTAGAAAAAATCTTTGCTGTATTAATGATTGTTACCGCCTGTTGTATGGCATTCGCACATGGCTCTAACGATGTTGCCAACGCAATTGGTCCGTTAGCTGCTGTAGTCAGCATTATTTCGAATGACGGTCAAATTGTCGCTAAGTCATCATTAGCTTGGTGGATATTGCCATTAGGTGGCTTTGGTATTGTGGCTGGTTTAGCTATTTTCGGCCATCGCGTTATCGCCACTATCGGTAAAGGTATTACTCATTTAACACCTAGCCGTGGTTTTGCTGCTGAGTTAGCCGCAGCGTCAACCGTTGTTATCGCATCAGGTACTGGCCTACCTATTTCGACAACGCAAACTTTAGTGGGTGCGGTTTTGGGTGTTGGCCTTGCTCGCGGTATTGCGGCCCTTAACTTAGGTGTCGTGCGTAACATTGTTATTTCATGGGTAGTGACACTACCTGTCGGCGCCGGTTTAGCGATTATTTCTTATCTAATCTTAACCGCTGCGTTACTATAG
- a CDS encoding globin family protein: MKENQVKLVQESFSKVVPIAEQAAELFYGKLFEIAPQVKPMFKSTDMKEQGKKLMQTIGLAVNGLSNLESIVPVVQQLGVKHIDYGVKDEHFPIVAEALLWTLEQGLGDAWNEEVKGAWVEAYTVLANTMIDAMNEARAAQEAPKGGFFTKLKGMFA, from the coding sequence ATGAAAGAAAACCAAGTTAAACTCGTTCAAGAGTCATTTAGTAAAGTTGTTCCTATTGCTGAGCAAGCTGCTGAACTTTTCTATGGCAAGTTATTTGAAATAGCGCCACAAGTTAAGCCGATGTTTAAATCGACGGACATGAAAGAACAAGGCAAAAAGCTAATGCAAACCATAGGTTTAGCGGTTAATGGATTATCTAACCTTGAATCTATTGTACCTGTTGTGCAACAACTTGGAGTGAAACACATTGATTATGGTGTAAAAGATGAGCACTTCCCTATTGTAGCAGAAGCTTTACTTTGGACACTGGAGCAAGGATTAGGCGATGCTTGGAACGAAGAAGTTAAAGGTGCTTGGGTTGAAGCTTATACCGTATTGGCTAATACAATGATCGACGCAATGAATGAAGCTCGAGCGGCACAAGAAGCCCCTAAAGGCGGTTTTTTCACTAAGCTAAAAGGTATGTTTGCTTAA
- a CDS encoding ABC transporter permease subunit, with protein MSHLLTQTSNKDHFRKVKDNVAKYGVTTGGLLVLAALLMIFFYLLYVVKPIFNDVEIHKAEDLSIALSDQNTLALGLDEHVENAYRFTSKPSLEFYDIHNDIGRKTFDQTLEFDANISTFSASAPHLKQFAFGFDDGTAVVIKPGFRVTFPNDVRKISPTYKYPLGKTPIILSEAGESIEQIAFTVNEEAAGFLFTTQSGELSYTYLVAEENFMTDELEWQGETLTFDTIRGDIQALHISPDLSRAFVIQDKLLSVIDLRDIEEVDVLYQLNVANTEIVASTLLPGANSILIAETSGVISQWFEINGKNGREFIKARQFETGNTQINALYPEFYRKTFFAASNNGQLGVYHTTSEANLFEDAMSDSNISHFAVAPRSNAAIMQTNNSLQIIKIENEHPEVTWSAIWQEVWYEGYPEPDYIWQSTSAGDDFESKFSLVPISFGTIKAALYAMLFSVPIGLAAAIYTAYFMPSRVRKVVKPTIEIMEALPTVILGFLAGLWLAPLVEENLPGIVVLMLLMPVVIIGVAYAWHVMPKALTQRIPEGMDSIILIPVILLLGWVCFSISPAIEQGLFNGDMRLYITDELGIDFDQRNSFVVGIAMGFAVIPTIFSITEDAVFSVPKQLSHGSLALGASQWQTLTRVVLLTASPGIFSAVMMGLGRAVGETMIVLMATGNTPVMDWSIFQGMRTLSANIAVEMPESEVGSSHYRILFLAAFVLFVFTFLFNTAAEFVRQRLREKYSSL; from the coding sequence ATGTCCCATCTACTCACCCAAACATCTAACAAAGACCATTTTCGTAAGGTTAAAGATAACGTTGCGAAATATGGTGTCACAACAGGTGGCTTGCTAGTTCTTGCAGCCTTGTTGATGATTTTCTTTTACTTACTTTATGTAGTAAAACCCATATTCAACGACGTTGAGATCCATAAAGCAGAAGATTTATCGATAGCTTTATCTGATCAAAATACATTGGCGTTAGGTTTAGATGAACATGTCGAAAACGCTTATCGCTTTACCTCAAAGCCATCATTAGAGTTTTACGACATTCATAATGATATTGGTCGTAAGACTTTTGACCAGACTTTAGAGTTTGACGCTAATATCAGTACATTCTCGGCCTCTGCACCACATTTAAAGCAATTTGCGTTTGGTTTTGATGACGGAACGGCTGTGGTTATTAAACCAGGGTTTCGTGTTACTTTTCCAAACGACGTACGTAAAATCAGCCCAACTTATAAATACCCTTTAGGTAAAACACCAATTATCTTGAGTGAAGCGGGTGAATCAATTGAGCAAATTGCCTTTACAGTAAACGAAGAAGCAGCTGGTTTTCTTTTTACTACACAAAGTGGTGAGTTGAGCTACACCTATTTAGTAGCCGAAGAAAACTTCATGACTGATGAACTTGAGTGGCAGGGTGAAACACTCACGTTTGATACAATTCGTGGCGATATACAAGCATTACATATTAGCCCAGACTTAAGTCGTGCTTTTGTCATTCAAGATAAATTACTCTCAGTCATTGATTTGCGCGATATAGAAGAAGTTGACGTTTTATATCAATTGAATGTAGCTAACACGGAAATAGTTGCATCAACTTTATTACCTGGCGCTAACTCGATCTTAATTGCAGAGACTTCAGGCGTAATAAGCCAATGGTTTGAAATCAACGGTAAAAATGGTCGCGAGTTTATCAAGGCGCGTCAATTTGAAACCGGCAATACACAAATTAATGCACTTTACCCTGAGTTCTATCGCAAAACCTTTTTTGCCGCCAGTAACAATGGCCAGTTAGGTGTATACCACACAACAAGTGAAGCTAACCTGTTTGAAGATGCGATGTCTGATAGCAACATTAGCCACTTTGCCGTTGCTCCGCGTTCTAATGCGGCGATTATGCAAACTAACAACAGTTTGCAAATTATTAAAATTGAAAACGAACATCCAGAAGTTACCTGGTCTGCTATTTGGCAGGAAGTCTGGTATGAAGGCTATCCTGAGCCTGACTATATTTGGCAATCAACCTCAGCTGGCGATGACTTTGAATCTAAATTCAGTTTGGTACCTATTTCATTTGGTACGATAAAAGCGGCGCTTTATGCCATGCTATTTTCTGTGCCAATTGGTTTAGCTGCCGCCATCTATACCGCTTACTTTATGCCATCACGCGTGCGTAAAGTGGTTAAGCCCACCATTGAAATTATGGAAGCCTTGCCGACTGTTATATTAGGTTTCCTTGCCGGTTTATGGTTAGCACCATTAGTTGAAGAGAACTTACCCGGTATTGTTGTCCTTATGCTATTGATGCCTGTCGTGATTATAGGCGTTGCCTATGCTTGGCATGTTATGCCTAAAGCCCTAACTCAGCGCATTCCGGAGGGTATGGACTCGATTATTCTTATTCCAGTTATTCTATTGTTAGGTTGGGTTTGTTTCTCAATTAGCCCTGCAATTGAACAAGGATTATTTAACGGTGACATGCGTTTATATATAACGGATGAACTAGGAATCGATTTTGATCAACGTAACTCATTCGTTGTCGGTATCGCCATGGGATTCGCGGTTATTCCAACCATCTTTTCGATTACCGAAGACGCAGTATTCTCAGTACCTAAACAATTGTCACATGGTTCATTAGCGCTTGGCGCAAGCCAATGGCAAACATTAACTCGCGTTGTGTTATTAACCGCTAGTCCTGGTATTTTCTCGGCTGTCATGATGGGTCTAGGACGTGCAGTAGGCGAAACCATGATTGTATTAATGGCAACGGGTAATACGCCGGTTATGGACTGGTCAATCTTCCAAGGTATGCGTACCTTGTCTGCCAACATTGCAGTTGAAATGCCGGAATCTGAAGTCGGTAGCTCGCATTATCGAATATTATTCTTAGCTGCATTCGTTTTATTTGTATTTACTTTCTTGTTCAACACAGCCGCTGAATTTGTTCGTCAGCGCCTGCGTGAAAAGTACAGCTCATTATAA
- the pstA gene encoding phosphate ABC transporter permease PstA has translation MMNKWFKSGSPWIWMTAGAVSISLISVIGLLLLIAWRGLVYFWPSDIIEFSIEQNNQKYTVIGEVYDSEEVPTSRLRQAGVELTNYQQDTVERFLIKTGNREFVELDFRWILQTDIQDKQAKPGLAKIERIKNGNFYGYIHAVVEDGQTYAGEQKLAKLDAVIERAVDLNEDMLDIQNSDIGAINYQLENIRLEQRAIELKGKLTDAVIADFAKQKSDLQAEYLTYEKSLNELRVASQRDKIIVRDMRGELVEIPAYQILDIQFPNDMNGFSKAISFVAQIGKFISDDPREANTEGGVFPAIFGTVFMVLLMAVIVTPFGVVAAIYLHEYAAKNAITKIVRISVINLAGVPSIVYGVFGLGFFVYMLGGNIDALFYPEAAPNPTFGTPGVIWSALTLAILTLPVVIVSTEEGLSRIPSALRQGSLALGATKAETLWRIVIPMASPAIMTGLILAVARAAGEVAPLMLVGVVKMAPTLPLDGNFPFIHLDRKFMHLGFHIYDVGFQSPNVEAARPLVYATAFLLVTVIVTLNITAIGIRNHLREKYKSLEH, from the coding sequence ATAATGAATAAGTGGTTTAAATCAGGTTCTCCTTGGATTTGGATGACAGCGGGTGCGGTTAGCATCAGCTTGATCTCAGTAATAGGTTTACTGTTACTGATTGCATGGCGCGGTTTAGTTTATTTTTGGCCCTCTGATATAATTGAATTTTCGATTGAGCAAAACAATCAAAAATACACCGTCATTGGTGAGGTCTACGACAGCGAAGAAGTACCGACATCTCGTTTACGTCAAGCGGGTGTAGAACTGACTAATTATCAACAAGACACAGTAGAGCGCTTTTTAATTAAAACCGGTAACCGTGAGTTTGTTGAGTTAGATTTCCGTTGGATACTGCAAACGGATATTCAAGATAAGCAAGCAAAGCCTGGCTTAGCTAAAATAGAGCGTATTAAAAACGGTAACTTCTATGGCTATATTCACGCCGTAGTAGAGGATGGCCAAACTTATGCAGGTGAGCAAAAGTTAGCCAAACTAGATGCCGTTATTGAGCGCGCTGTAGATTTAAATGAAGACATGCTTGATATTCAAAATAGTGACATTGGCGCTATTAACTATCAGCTGGAAAATATTCGTTTAGAACAACGCGCCATTGAGCTTAAAGGTAAACTAACTGACGCCGTCATTGCTGATTTTGCTAAACAAAAATCTGACTTACAAGCAGAGTACCTAACTTACGAAAAAAGCTTAAATGAGCTGCGTGTTGCAAGCCAACGCGACAAAATTATTGTCCGTGACATGCGTGGCGAGTTAGTTGAGATACCAGCCTACCAAATTTTGGATATTCAATTTCCAAACGATATGAATGGTTTTTCAAAAGCCATTAGCTTTGTCGCGCAAATCGGTAAATTTATTTCAGACGATCCACGTGAAGCGAACACCGAAGGTGGGGTATTCCCAGCCATATTCGGCACAGTATTCATGGTTTTATTAATGGCTGTCATCGTTACACCATTTGGTGTTGTTGCTGCGATTTATTTACATGAATATGCAGCAAAAAATGCCATCACGAAAATTGTCCGCATTTCGGTTATAAACTTAGCCGGTGTACCGAGTATCGTTTATGGTGTATTTGGTCTTGGCTTTTTCGTTTATATGCTAGGTGGCAACATTGACGCCTTGTTTTACCCAGAAGCGGCACCAAACCCAACATTTGGTACACCAGGGGTAATATGGTCTGCTTTAACCTTGGCTATACTAACCTTACCAGTCGTTATAGTATCAACTGAAGAAGGTTTATCACGCATCCCAAGTGCATTAAGACAAGGTAGCTTAGCACTAGGAGCAACCAAGGCTGAAACGCTATGGCGTATTGTTATCCCCATGGCGAGCCCAGCAATCATGACAGGTTTGATTTTGGCAGTTGCTCGAGCGGCAGGTGAAGTTGCACCGTTAATGCTGGTCGGTGTAGTTAAAATGGCTCCGACTTTACCGTTAGATGGTAACTTCCCATTTATCCATCTCGATCGTAAATTCATGCACTTAGGTTTCCATATTTATGATGTAGGTTTCCAAAGTCCAAACGTCGAGGCGGCACGACCACTCGTTTATGCTACAGCTTTCTTATTGGTTACCGTGATTGTCACATTAAACATTACGGCTATCGGTATACGTAACCATCTACGCGAAAAATATAAATCGCTAGAACACTAA
- the pstB gene encoding phosphate ABC transporter ATP-binding protein PstB, producing the protein MISVAPDIAKITNAVDPKDFKPEQVALEMQDLSLHYGNKQALYNINMKIPKGKVTAFIGPSGCGKSTLLRCINRMNDLVDICRVDGAINLEGKNIYDKDVDVATLRQNVGMVFQRPNPFPKSIYENVVYGLRLKGINDKRHLDEVVESSLRKAALWEEVKDRLNDSAFGLSGGQQQRLVIARAIAIEPKVLLLDEPTSALDPISTLTIEELINELKEAYTVVIVTHNMQQAARVSNYAAFMFMGELIEYSDTNKLFTAPSIKKTEDYITGRYG; encoded by the coding sequence ATGATTTCAGTAGCCCCAGATATTGCCAAGATCACCAACGCGGTCGACCCAAAAGATTTTAAGCCTGAGCAAGTGGCATTAGAAATGCAAGACCTCAGCTTACACTATGGTAACAAGCAAGCGCTTTACAACATCAATATGAAAATTCCTAAAGGTAAAGTTACCGCCTTTATTGGACCGTCAGGTTGTGGTAAATCAACCTTATTACGTTGTATTAACCGCATGAACGACTTAGTAGATATTTGTCGAGTTGACGGCGCCATCAACCTTGAAGGTAAAAATATCTATGATAAAGACGTAGATGTTGCCACATTACGCCAAAATGTTGGTATGGTGTTCCAGCGCCCTAACCCTTTTCCTAAGTCTATTTACGAAAATGTGGTCTATGGTCTACGCTTAAAAGGTATCAACGATAAACGCCATTTAGATGAAGTTGTAGAAAGCTCTTTACGTAAGGCCGCTCTTTGGGAAGAAGTAAAAGACAGACTAAACGACAGTGCGTTTGGTTTATCTGGTGGTCAGCAACAGCGTTTAGTTATTGCCCGCGCCATAGCCATAGAACCAAAAGTACTTCTGTTGGATGAACCGACATCAGCGCTCGATCCCATTTCAACTTTAACAATTGAAGAATTAATCAACGAATTAAAAGAAGCCTACACTGTGGTCATTGTGACACATAACATGCAACAAGCTGCACGTGTATCAAACTACGCCGCATTTATGTTTATGGGCGAATTAATCGAATATTCTGATACAAACAAACTATTTACGGCTCCGTCTATTAAGAAAACGGAAGACTATATTACAGGGCGTTACGGTTAA
- the phoU gene encoding phosphate signaling complex protein PhoU: MELNLDKHISGQFNKELEQVLSHVLEMGGLVENQLKDALTAMNDLDSSLADTVIANDNKVNSYETIIDEECTRIIAKRQPAAIDLRLVLAIAKTIADLERIGDEICRIVKTARDKYSNEQKQLLVDLDHMGRKVLIMLSKVLNALARMDSNEAFEVYQMDTQIDKAYEAINRQLMTYMMEDPRAIPKIMDVMWATRSLERIGDRCQNISEHVIYFIKGTDVRHFNRDQIKQTIAQ, encoded by the coding sequence ATGGAATTAAACTTAGATAAACACATATCCGGACAATTTAATAAAGAGCTGGAACAAGTACTAAGCCATGTTCTCGAAATGGGCGGTTTGGTAGAAAACCAATTAAAAGATGCGTTAACTGCCATGAATGATTTAGATTCATCTCTGGCTGATACTGTTATTGCCAATGACAATAAAGTTAACTCGTATGAAACGATTATCGATGAAGAGTGCACGCGCATTATTGCTAAGCGCCAACCAGCGGCAATTGATTTACGTTTAGTTTTAGCTATTGCAAAAACCATTGCCGATTTGGAACGTATCGGCGATGAAATATGCCGTATAGTAAAAACGGCTCGTGACAAATACTCCAATGAACAAAAGCAGTTATTAGTCGATTTGGACCATATGGGACGCAAAGTGCTAATCATGTTATCTAAGGTGCTAAATGCCTTAGCCCGCATGGACAGCAACGAAGCATTTGAAGTTTACCAAATGGATACACAAATTGATAAAGCTTATGAAGCAATTAACCGCCAACTCATGACTTACATGATGGAAGACCCAAGAGCCATTCCTAAAATTATGGATGTCATGTGGGCAACGCGTTCATTAGAGCGCATTGGTGATCGCTGTCAAAATATCAGTGAACACGTCATTTACTTCATTAAAGGCACAGACGTTAGACACTTCAATCGTGATCAAATAAAACAAACTATTGCTCAATAA
- a CDS encoding porin, with the protein MKSLVTATLITSAMFASFAQADDSKAIQLYGKANLAVVVADEGVDTYSDIKSHASRFGAKGEFKLDNGLTALYVYEWQVNPDDKKDNLTARNQYLGVKGNFGEVVIGRIDTAFKKSQGKVDLFSDYKADIKNLWEGENRLADVINFKSASFNGFKVAATYVTEASDDPEAKPGVSLAVSYGDEKLKKSDTYFAIANDSEVDGVDATRFVASIKLDQLKLGAIYQTEEKVDGTDELDGIFVSAAYKLGSATLKAQYQTADQDMGANKTSTTLGVDYKLGAATKAYTWYSRIDNDIDGSDEGYFALGLEQKF; encoded by the coding sequence ATGAAATCACTAGTTACCGCCACCCTTATCACGTCAGCCATGTTTGCTTCTTTTGCACAGGCAGACGACAGTAAAGCCATTCAACTTTATGGTAAAGCCAACTTAGCAGTAGTCGTTGCTGACGAAGGTGTAGACACTTACAGTGATATTAAAAGTCACGCTTCACGCTTTGGTGCTAAAGGTGAGTTTAAATTAGACAATGGTCTAACTGCACTTTATGTTTACGAATGGCAAGTAAACCCAGATGACAAAAAGGATAACTTAACAGCTCGTAACCAATATCTTGGTGTTAAAGGTAACTTTGGTGAAGTGGTTATTGGCCGTATTGATACAGCATTTAAGAAGTCTCAGGGTAAAGTGGATTTATTCAGCGATTACAAAGCCGATATCAAAAACCTTTGGGAAGGCGAAAACCGTTTAGCCGACGTAATTAACTTTAAATCTGCATCATTTAACGGTTTTAAAGTTGCTGCGACTTACGTTACTGAAGCAAGTGACGATCCAGAAGCTAAGCCAGGCGTATCACTAGCTGTTAGCTACGGCGACGAAAAATTGAAAAAATCTGACACTTATTTTGCCATTGCAAATGACAGTGAAGTTGATGGTGTCGACGCAACGCGCTTTGTTGCTTCAATAAAACTTGACCAATTAAAGCTTGGTGCAATTTATCAAACTGAAGAAAAAGTTGACGGCACAGACGAGTTAGACGGTATTTTTGTTAGTGCTGCATATAAGCTAGGTAGCGCAACATTAAAAGCCCAATATCAAACAGCTGACCAAGACATGGGTGCCAACAAAACCAGCACTACATTAGGTGTTGATTACAAGCTAGGTGCGGCAACTAAAGCCTACACTTGGTACTCTCGTATTGATAACGATATCGACGGTTCTGACGAAGGTTACTTCGCGCTAGGCCTAGAGCAAAAATTCTAA
- a CDS encoding PstS family phosphate ABC transporter substrate-binding protein, whose translation MKLKALAKVVGFAAATLFAAQSVAIDENLPKYKKTSGISGKLSSVGSDTLANMMTFWAEEYKRIYPNVTIQVQAAGSSTAPPALTEGTSQFGPMSRKMKSKEIEAFEKRFGYKPTGVRVAIDALAVFAHKDNPLKGLTIKQVDAIFSSTRKCGGNEDIDRWGQLGLSGEWTRKDIQLFGRNSVSGTYGYFKSKGLCKGDFKNNVNEQPGSASVVQSISSSLNAIGYSGIGYKTSGVKTIPLAKKGTKYVDATMANAISGKYPLSRYLYVYINKHPNKALDPLTAEFLRMILAQKGQHIVEKDGYIPLPAAVANKELKKLGLL comes from the coding sequence ATGAAACTTAAAGCACTCGCAAAAGTAGTAGGTTTTGCTGCTGCGACTTTATTCGCCGCACAATCTGTTGCTATCGATGAAAATTTACCTAAATACAAAAAGACCAGTGGTATTTCTGGCAAGCTATCATCTGTTGGCTCTGATACATTAGCTAACATGATGACTTTCTGGGCTGAAGAATATAAGCGAATTTATCCAAACGTAACCATTCAGGTTCAAGCTGCTGGTTCATCTACAGCTCCGCCAGCGTTAACAGAAGGTACTTCTCAATTCGGTCCTATGAGCCGTAAAATGAAATCAAAAGAAATTGAAGCGTTTGAAAAACGTTTCGGTTATAAGCCAACGGGTGTACGTGTTGCTATCGATGCATTAGCGGTATTTGCTCACAAAGATAATCCATTAAAAGGCTTAACAATCAAACAAGTTGATGCCATTTTCTCAAGCACTCGTAAATGTGGCGGTAATGAAGATATTGACCGCTGGGGCCAATTAGGTCTTTCTGGTGAGTGGACACGTAAAGATATTCAATTATTTGGTCGTAACTCTGTATCAGGTACTTACGGTTACTTTAAGTCAAAAGGCCTTTGTAAAGGTGACTTTAAAAATAACGTAAATGAGCAACCGGGCTCAGCATCAGTAGTACAATCTATCTCTTCTTCTTTAAATGCGATTGGTTACTCTGGTATCGGTTATAAAACATCGGGTGTTAAAACAATTCCTTTAGCGAAAAAAGGCACTAAGTATGTTGATGCAACAATGGCAAACGCGATCTCTGGTAAATATCCGCTTTCTCGTTACCTATATGTTTACATCAACAAGCACCCTAACAAAGCACTAGACCCGTTAACAGCTGAGTTCTTACGCATGATTTTAGCGCAAAAAGGTCAGCACATTGTTGAAAAAGACGGCTACATTCCTTTACCAGCTGCAGTGGCTAACAAAGAATTGAAAAAGCTTGGTTTACTATAA